In a genomic window of Caloenas nicobarica isolate bCalNic1 chromosome 1, bCalNic1.hap1, whole genome shotgun sequence:
- the C1H2orf49 gene encoding ashwin encodes MAAQGRGRVCGRVEERGSVRPDSELLLHPELLSEEFLLLTLEQKNIVVKNDAKMDKDGLTDLYIQHAIPLPQRDLPKSRWGKMMEKKRQQNELKSDNESVTTVEGLRKRPLIVFDGNSTSTSIKVKKTENGAADRLKPPPAGSTTNTVRRLSVPSNASTYISASTLSEDAKLGMRNNEAKQNNISKTNSSMLASLKVYPLSPVAGTTVVKLKRAVPKEESDLPNDLKPTEAKKKIQHVTWP; translated from the exons ATGGCGGCGCAGGGAAGGGGCCGGGTGTGTGGCCGTGTGGAGGAGCGTGGGTCGGTGCGCCCGGATtcggagctgctgctgcacccgGAGCTGCTCTCGGAGGAGTTCCTGCTGCTCACCCTGGAGCAG AAGAATATAGTGGTAAAAAATGATGCGAAGATGGACAAAGATGGTCTCACTGATCTCTATATTCAACACGCCATTCCCCTGCCTCAGCGTGACTTACCAAAAAGTAGATGGgggaaaatgatggaaaagaaaagacagcaaaatgaGTTGAAAAGTGATAATGAAAG tgttaCAACGGTAGAAGGTTTAAGGAAACGGCCATTAATTGTGTTTGATGGCAATTCAACAAGTACAAGCATAAAGGTGAAGAAGACAGAGAACGGAGCTGCTGATCGCCTAAAACCTCCTCCAGCTGGAAGCACCACCAACACTGTTAGAAGATTATCAGTTCCTTCAAATGCCTCAACATACATTTCAGCCTCCACTTTATCAGAGGACGCTAAGCTGGGAATGAGGAATAACGAGGCTAAGCAGAACAATATTTCAAAGACTAACAGCAGTATGTTGGCTAGTCTGAAGGTGTACCCTTTGTCTCCAGTAGCAGGAACTACTGTTGTGAAGTTAAAGAGAGCTGTTCCAAAAGAGGAATCTGATTTGCCG